The DNA segment CGAGGTCGTGTTCGTCGCTGCGGGGTTCCGGGACGGAGGCCGTGGTGGCCTCCGGCGTCGGTTCGGGGGAGGGGGACGGGAGTCGCGGGGCCGAAGCCTCGGCCGCCGTGGACTCGTCGGTCGGTTCGGGCGGCGTCGGGGTGGCCGCGGTCGCGGCGTCCGGACGGGCGGATTGTTCCACGCCGTCCGTTTCGGCGACCGGCGCCGCACCCTCTGCCTCCGTCGTGCTCGCTTTGCGTGACCGGCCGAACGCGTTCCGCAGGAGAGTGAGAATGCCCATGTGCGCAACCCTTCGCGTGAGTTGTAGCCCGTGGATCCCTGGCCAGGACGGACACGTAAGGTTAGCGGCCCTTGTGGGTGATCTTGGGCAGGGTGTCAAGGGCGCCATTCGGCCCTGTGGATGATCATGCAGCGATATCGGCAACCCCGTTTGTTCTGCCGCAGGTTCACTTTCCGTTCACCCTGGCGCCCGGCTGCCGCACATATGTACTCCTACGGTCACGCTGACACCCCGCGTATCCAAGGAGAGAACACGTGCGCAAGCTGCTTCCGTTGATCGGGACGCCGTCCCGTTCGCACCCTGGCGGCCGGTCCGCCCTGACCTGTCGTTTCCGGTGTGGTGACGCCTGCTTCCACGAGGTGCCCAACACCAGCACCAACGAATACGTCGGTGACGTCATCTCCGACGCCCTCAGCCGCCGGTCGATGATGCGGGCCGCCGCCGCTGTCACGGTCGTCGCGGCCGGCGCCGGCGCGGTCAACCTCGCCGGTGCCCCCGAGGCCCAGGCGGCCCCCGCCGCCGGCAAGGGGGGACACGGGAACGGAAACAGTCACGGGAACCAGAAGCCGAAGGGTGCCCGCGGTCTGCGGTTCACGCCCGTCGCGCCCAACACCGCCGACGCAGTCACCGTGCCGGAGGGCTACGGCCAGAACGTCGTCATCCGCTGGGGTGAGCCCATCCTGCGCGGCGCGCCCGCCTTCGACCCGGAGAACCAGACGGCCGAGGCGCAGGCCGGGCAGTTCGGGTACAACGTCGACTTCCTCGCGCTGCTCCCCCTCAAGGGCGAGCGTGACCGGCAGCTGCTCGTGGCCAACCACGAGTACAGCGACGAGGTCCTGATGTTCCGCGGTTACGACTCCGACAACCCCACCCGTGAGCAGGTGGAGATCGGCTGGGCCGCGCACGGTCTGGGTGTCGTCGTCGTCGAGGAGGACCGCAGGAGCGGCAAGCTCACGCCCGTCACCCGGCACCACCTCAACCGGCGGCTCACCGCCACCTCCGAGTTCCGGCTGACCGGCCCCGTCGCCGGGTCCGACCTGGTGAAGACCTCCGCCGACCCGAGCGGCCGCAAGGTGCTCGGCACCCTCAACAACTGCGCCGGCGGCACCACCCCGTGGGGCACGACCCTGCACGGTGAGGAGAACTTCAACCAGTACTTCGCCAACGGCAGCGGCGCGACCGACAAGCGGTACGGCATCGGCACCGGCGCCACCGGGCGCAAGTGGGAGCGGTTCGACAAGCGGTTCGACCTCGCCCAGGAGCCCAACGAGGCGCACCGGTTCGGCTACGTCGTCGAACTCGACCCCTACGACCCGGACTCCGTCCCGCGCAAGCGCACCGCGCTCGGCCGCTTCAAGCACGAGGGCGCGACCGTACGCCTGACGCACGACGGCCGTCCGGTCGTGTACTCCGGTGACGACGAGCGGTTCGACTACCTCTACAAGTTCGTCGGCAGCAAGCGGATGAAGCACGGCAACAGCCGCGCCGCGCGCGAGCACAACCTCACGCTGCTCGACGAGGGCACGCTCTACGTCGCCAGGATCACCGGTGACTCGCCCGCCATCGAGATCGACGGCACCGGCAAGCTCCCGAAGGACGGCGAGTTCGACGGCAGCGGCCAGTGGATCCCCCTGGCCACCGCCACCGCCAAGGGTGCCGTCTCGCACATCGACGGCATGACCGCCGAGGAGGTCTTCGTCTTCACGCGCATCGCCGGCGACACGGTGGGCGCCACCAAGATGGACCGCCCCGAGGACGTCGAGCCCAACCCGGTCACCGGCAAGGTCTACGTCGCGCTGACCAACAACACCAACCGCGGTGTCGGCTCGAACCCCAGGGCGGACGAGGCCAACCCGCGCAACGCCAACAAGCACGGCCACGTCCTCGAGCTGACCGAACGCTGGAACCGGCCGGAGAGCACCCGGTTCGCCTGGTCGCTGTTCCTGGTCGCGGGCGACCCGCAGGACCCGGCGACGTACTTCGCGGGCTTCCCGAAGGACTCCGTGAGCCCGATCTCCTGCCCGGACAACGTCGCCTTCGACGACCACGGCAACCTGTGGATCTCCACCGACGGCGCCGCCCTCGGCTCGCACGACGGACTCTTCGGCGTCGCCACGCGCGGTGACCGCCGCGGTGAGCTGAAGCAGTTCCTCACCGTGCCCAGGGGCGCGGAGACCTGTGGCCCGGTCGTCCAGGACCGGCGGGTGCTCGTCGCCGTGCAGCACCCGGGCGAGGTGGACGGCGCGTCGGCGGAGAACCCGGGCAGCACCTGGCCCGACGGCCCCGGCACGTACCCCCGGCCCGCCGTGGTCGCCGTGTGGCGCAAGGACGGCCGGGACATCGGCGTCTGACGTCATCCGTTCGTCACCCGTCGGGGAGACGGGTCCGGACAACCGGTTCCGGGTTCGTCGTCGATGACGGGATCGGTTGCGGAACAGGTCACGGACGGGGTGCGGCTCCCTGCGGGGAGGCCGCGCCCCGTCCGCCGTGTCCGGGGCGGCAGGACGGTGCGGCGCGGTCAGCCGTCATGGTGCAGTGCGAGGTCGACGACCAGGGTGCGGTGGTCGGTGTCGGGAAGGTCGAGGAAGCGGGGCCGGTCCGCGGCGAACTGCGGGGACACCAGTACATGGTCGATCTGGGCGCCGAACCTCGGCGCGGTCCCGGCCGGCCAGGTCGGGACCCGGTGGGCGCCCCCCAGCCGCGCGGCGTCGCTGAGTCCGGAGTCGAGGAGGCGCCGGAAGGCAGCGTGGTCCTGGGAGGCGTTGAAGTCCCCGGCGAGCACCACGGGGGCCGTAGGGTCGGCGGTGACGACGTCGCGCAGCCGGCCGAGCTCCCGCTCCCAGACGTCCACCTGGCCGGGGATCGGCGGCATGGGGTGGGCGAGCTGGAGCCGTACGGCGTGCCCGTCGATGTCGGCGACGGCTCCCGGCATGCCCATGCTGCTGCCGGGGACGCCGTCGGTGCCCTTGAGCGGGAAGCGGCTGAGGATGACGGAGCCCTCGGAGCCGCCGCCCTCCACGGCCCGGCGGTGCGGATGGTCCGACGTCAGGTCCCGACGCAGCCGCGCCTCGCAGGTGTACTCGCACTCCTGAACGAACACCACGTCCGGCTTCAGCCGGCGCACCGCGTCGACCAGTCCGTCGGTGGCCCGGCCGAACTCCACGTTGGACGTCATCACCCGGAACTCGGCGACGGGCGGCCCGACGGGCGCGGCGGCCCTCCCGTACGGCTCGATGAACCAGGCCAGCAGCCCGAGCAGGACGACGCCCCACACCGCGCCGGTCCACCGCCGGGCGAGCAGGGTGAACAGCAGCCCGAGGGCGGTCGGTGCGAGGAGCCAGGGCAGGAACGCGAGCAGCTGGGGCACGGGGGTGACCGCGTCGGTGCCGACGGCCCGGCAGCCGACGACCACGCTCACCCCGGTGAAGAGCAGCGCCGCCGACCAGCTGCCGAACCGCCGCTTCGCGCTACGGCGGCCGGGCTCTTCCCCGGTGCCCGCCCACTCGGCCGTTCCGACAGTCGCAGTGTCCAACGTCCGGCCTTCCGCTCGTGGTGGATCGGTCCGTGAAGATCCGACTCTGTTGCTCAATTGCGGAGAGTGACGCCGGCCCCTCGACGGGGCGCGTGGAACGGGCCTCGCGAGGAGGCGGTCCGGCCCCTCTCGGATGCGGTGCGTGACCATCCCTCGAATTGAGCAGCAGAGTCAGATCCTCCCTCAAAGACGAGGGTCGACGGCGGGAGGTTGCGGCGGTCCGTTCCCCGCCTCGTCACAGGCCGGTGACGACGGTGACGCCGGTGACGGTGCCTCGGCGCCGGTCCGGGCCTTTGCCCGGTGGGTCCGCGAACGCCCTGTCCGTCCACGCCGTACCGAGGTGGGCCCGCGCCCATGGAGTCCGGTCAGCAGGCAGGCGAGTGCCACCGTCAGGCCCAGGGCGAGCAGCGTCCAGGACGTGGTGCGCAGCGTGGCGGTGAGGGTGTCGTAGACCACGCCTGCGGCGGGGCGGTGGACCGGTTCGGGCACGTCGGCCAGGGTGAGCCGGCGGCCGACCACGACGGCGACGGCGAGCAGGCCGCCGCCCAGGGCGATGCCGAGCCCGGTCGCGGCGAGCGTCCGACGACGGCGGACGGCGACGGCGATCCCGGCGACGGCCAGGACGACGGCCGCGAGGGGCAGCCAGAAGGCGGCGGCGTCCATCAGCCGGTACCCCGCCCGGAGCCCGGCCACCTCCGTCGCCGGCACCACCGCGACCCGGGTGTGTTCGACCGGGATGCGGTCGGCGAACGGCATGCGGTCGGCGACGAGCCGCCGCTTCACCTCGGCGGTGACGGGCGCGAGGTCGACGGTGACCGGGCCGGGGGCCGCCCGGCCGTCGCGCAGGGCACGCAGGACCGCGTCGTGCACGGCCCGGTTCGCCGCCTCCCACGCGGTGTCGAACGCCTCGGTGCGGGTGAACGAGCGGACCGCGTCCCGTACGAACGGCCGGGCCAGGTCGCGCGTCGGCCTCGCGTCCAGCTCCCGCACGGCCCCGTCCCCCACGGTGTCGGCGACCGCGTCGCGCACGGCGGGGTCGGCGGACAGCGGTGCCACGGCGCCGACGTACCGTCCGGTGTCGGCCACCGAGTGCACCGCCCAGGCCGCGAGCGCGCCGCAGGGCACGAGCAGGCACGCCAGGACGACGAGCGTCGCCGACAGGGCGTTGCGCAGGCGCGTGAGCGCTCCCTCGCGGCGGGACGGCACGGGCGGTTCCGGCGGTCGGGGTGGTACGGCGTGGGGCGGCACCCCCTCAGGCAAGGCGCGGGGCGACGCACACGCGAACGCAGGGCGGGCATCCGGACTACCGGGGCCACCCGGAGGACCCCGGATGCCCGCCCTGCGCCCGTGACTCTGCTGCGCGATTACCCGGCGTGATGACGCCGTGCCGATACGGCCTTCAGAGCGCGTCGCAGATGCAGGCAGGCCGGGCGCGGCCGAGCCCTGAAAGCACGGCACGTGATCGCTCGCCGAATTGAGCAGAAGAGTCGCCCGTCGGGCCAAAGGGGCGGTCGCGTCATTCGATGGGGCGCCCCTGCGCGTCCTCGTGCGTGTAGTACCGGTAGAACAGGAAGGCGAAGACGCCCGCCGCAACGGCCAGGCCCAGCGCCGCCGACCGCAGCACGCTCGTATCGGCCTGGTTGACCAGGAAGCCGACCGCTGCGCCGCAGAACGCGCCCCACAGCACGGCGTGCTCCTCGCGCCGCAGCCTCGGCGCGACGCTCAGCAGGGCCATGCACAGGACGGCGAACGCCAGCGCGGTGAGGAGGCCGAACAGAATGTTCCAGCCGGTGAGGGGACCGCCCTCGCGCCGGTTGGCCGCCGCCCAGTAGCCGTAGACGAGCCCGATGGCGACGGGCACCGCCAGCTTGGCCCGGGCATGGGCCCGCTCGCCGAAGACGCGGATGCCGCCCGGCCGCCTGGATGCGATCCGGGGTCTGGGTGCCGCATGAGCCATGAGTAACTCCTCTCTCCTCGCCCCCGCCTCCAGCGCACACCTGCGCGGGTCGCCCGGCAACTCGGCCGCTCGGACGTACGTTGGATTTCTCCCCGCGTCCCCGCGTCCCCGCGTCCCCGCGTCCCCGCGTCCCCGCGTCCCCGCGTCCCCGCGTCCCCGCGTCCCCGCGTCCCCGCGTCCCCGCGTCCCCGCGTCCCCGCGTCCCCGCGTCCCCGCGTCCCCGCGTCCCCGCGTCCCCGCGTCCCCGCGTCCCCGCGTCCCCGCGTCCCGTCTCGCCATGCCTTGTCCCGTATCGCCGCGACTTGTCACGTCTCGTCCCCCCATCCCGCCTCGTCCCACTTCCTTTCCCCGGCCCGCCCCGCATGCCGTACCGAACGGATGCGGGCCGTGCGCCCGCGTGTTTCGCTGGGGCGGTGCGCCAGGGCAGCAGCGGACTCGGCCCGCTCGACCGGCGGTACCCCCGGGCCGGCCGCCGCGACGTCATGCACCGGCACGAGATGCTGCATGTGCGCGGGCGCAGTGTCGCGTGGGTTCCGCCGTTTCTGCTGCTGGTCGCCATCGCCGTGGTCGACTACCACACCACCGGCGAGTTCCGGATCGTCTCCTGGATCGTGCTGGTCCCGGGCATCGCGGCCGCGATCTGCGGGGTGTGGGGCACGGCCGTGTTCGGGGTGCTCTCGATCATCACGTTCACGATCGCGGACAACGCCTGGCCGCGCCAGTTCCAGACAGGGCTGCCCGACTTCATCCTCGTCGCCGTCGGCGGGGTCCTGGCGACGCTGGCGTGCGCGGTCCGGGTGCGCGGCGAACGGCGCGCGCTGCACATGCGGGACGTCGCCGACACGGTCCGCCGGACGGTGCTGCGCCCCCTGCCGACGTCCTGGGGCGGTCTGGAGCACGCCGGCGTGTACCTGGCCGCGGACGCCGGTGCCCGGGTCGGCGGCGACTTCTACGACATCCAGCCGGGCCCGAACGGCACCCGGGTCCTGGTCGGGGACGTGCAGGGCAAAGGGCTGGGCGCGGTGGAGACGGCGGCGGCGCTGCTCGGCACGTTCCGTGAGGCGGGCTACCACGAGCCGGAACTGGCGGACGTGGCCGCCCGCCTGGAGGAGCGGATGCTGCGGCACCGGAACTACACTGCGGCCCTCGACCGGGCCGAGGGCGACCGTTTCGCCACCGCCGTGCTGCTGGGCTTCCCGTCGGACCGGCCGGGCGCGGCGGGTTGTGGTCCAGCGGGTTTCGGGACGGTGGAGGCCGTGGTCTTCGGTCATGAACCGCCGCTGGTCGTCGGCCCCGGTGGCGTACGGCCGCTGCCGGTGACCGGCGGACTCCCACTGGGCCTGCGCGAGCTGGATCCCGCACCGGTGCGCGTGTACCGGCTGCCGCTGGCCGCCGACGAGACGCTGCTGGTGGTCACCGACGGAGTGACCGAGGCGCGCGACGCCGACGGGACGTTCTACCCGCTCGCCGAGGACGTGGCGCGGGCGGTCGCGCGGGACGCGCGCGCCGCCGAACCGGCCCGGCTGGCGGTCGTCG comes from the Streptomyces sp. KMM 9044 genome and includes:
- a CDS encoding PhoX family protein; amino-acid sequence: MRKLLPLIGTPSRSHPGGRSALTCRFRCGDACFHEVPNTSTNEYVGDVISDALSRRSMMRAAAAVTVVAAGAGAVNLAGAPEAQAAPAAGKGGHGNGNSHGNQKPKGARGLRFTPVAPNTADAVTVPEGYGQNVVIRWGEPILRGAPAFDPENQTAEAQAGQFGYNVDFLALLPLKGERDRQLLVANHEYSDEVLMFRGYDSDNPTREQVEIGWAAHGLGVVVVEEDRRSGKLTPVTRHHLNRRLTATSEFRLTGPVAGSDLVKTSADPSGRKVLGTLNNCAGGTTPWGTTLHGEENFNQYFANGSGATDKRYGIGTGATGRKWERFDKRFDLAQEPNEAHRFGYVVELDPYDPDSVPRKRTALGRFKHEGATVRLTHDGRPVVYSGDDERFDYLYKFVGSKRMKHGNSRAAREHNLTLLDEGTLYVARITGDSPAIEIDGTGKLPKDGEFDGSGQWIPLATATAKGAVSHIDGMTAEEVFVFTRIAGDTVGATKMDRPEDVEPNPVTGKVYVALTNNTNRGVGSNPRADEANPRNANKHGHVLELTERWNRPESTRFAWSLFLVAGDPQDPATYFAGFPKDSVSPISCPDNVAFDDHGNLWISTDGAALGSHDGLFGVATRGDRRGELKQFLTVPRGAETCGPVVQDRRVLVAVQHPGEVDGASAENPGSTWPDGPGTYPRPAVVAVWRKDGRDIGV
- a CDS encoding endonuclease/exonuclease/phosphatase family protein; translation: MDTATVGTAEWAGTGEEPGRRSAKRRFGSWSAALLFTGVSVVVGCRAVGTDAVTPVPQLLAFLPWLLAPTALGLLFTLLARRWTGAVWGVVLLGLLAWFIEPYGRAAAPVGPPVAEFRVMTSNVEFGRATDGLVDAVRRLKPDVVFVQECEYTCEARLRRDLTSDHPHRRAVEGGGSEGSVILSRFPLKGTDGVPGSSMGMPGAVADIDGHAVRLQLAHPMPPIPGQVDVWERELGRLRDVVTADPTAPVVLAGDFNASQDHAAFRRLLDSGLSDAARLGGAHRVPTWPAGTAPRFGAQIDHVLVSPQFAADRPRFLDLPDTDHRTLVVDLALHHDG
- a CDS encoding PP2C family protein-serine/threonine phosphatase; this encodes MRQGSSGLGPLDRRYPRAGRRDVMHRHEMLHVRGRSVAWVPPFLLLVAIAVVDYHTTGEFRIVSWIVLVPGIAAAICGVWGTAVFGVLSIITFTIADNAWPRQFQTGLPDFILVAVGGVLATLACAVRVRGERRALHMRDVADTVRRTVLRPLPTSWGGLEHAGVYLAADAGARVGGDFYDIQPGPNGTRVLVGDVQGKGLGAVETAAALLGTFREAGYHEPELADVAARLEERMLRHRNYTAALDRAEGDRFATAVLLGFPSDRPGAAGCGPAGFGTVEAVVFGHEPPLVVGPGGVRPLPVTGGLPLGLRELDPAPVRVYRLPLAADETLLVVTDGVTEARDADGTFYPLAEDVARAVARDARAAEPARLAVVVRDGTLRHSGGHLDDDTTAFAVRRTGRPGANAAKGDVH